DNA from Palaemon carinicauda isolate YSFRI2023 chromosome 23, ASM3689809v2, whole genome shotgun sequence:
ggtattaaactttggaatactctgcccgcttatctaaaggcactgcttagcgttcggtcttttaagaaatcatatacaaatctcctgttatctgggtattaagctttattaataaatatttatacttgcctacctaaccacaacgcaagtatgtttcattgtttagaatatttttttatttgtaaaactagttcttttactgagttttttgcttaatatctacaattttttcaatgtatataccattagctttcatataccatctttccttatcatataaatatgcatttccatttgtttttaggctaagattctcatttatatgtatctatttgtatacatatgattatgtatatgtatgcgtacattttgtatatctatatccatatttactttattttttatttttacttaattgatgatattattttgttgtattattgcccgaagagctctgctccacatgggcttggactgagttttttttttctttttgtaaatctttgaatgtaaatattttttgtccaataaacattaaacATTAAACATTAGAATTAAAACTACGACGAGACTTTGTATATCAGCGGACAGTTCCCTCTGCTTGCATAGAAAATGgtaattttcttcccattttctagttGTTTGTAAGACTTGGCCACTGAACTACAAATCTTGAAGGTTTTTCTGCTAAAACCTCTACACAAGACTACCTAAAAAAAACTTTCGCACCTCACCTATCCTACAAGCAGTGTCCTTACCTATTAGCCTaacggatggggggggggggggggggactaccaTATTCTTAGCTGGACAGCCcagctgtcatcatacatacaggtggctaaAATAAACCTGACCTAGCAAGAGGCAACCCATCCAAACTAATGGAGTGGCTGGGTGAGAGCAGCCTGCAAATTGAGCAATCTGTTCTTCCCACCCAAACCAAACACCTATTATTGCAGCAATAGTACGAAACTTACAATATAAAGTGCACCCACCCCACATATCTTTTATCTACTCCACTGTTTAATGACATTTCTCTAATATCGTCTAACATAATCGAGGACTAAAGTATATTCAATTGGTTACATTTATGCACTTTATCCAGGTGGCActgttactaatatatatatataaatatataccaatatAAATTAAGGTGTGTATGCATAATAACGGCAGTCGAAATATACGGCTGTGTAAGGTGGGGGAGCAGAAGGCAGAAGCCCCTCCGTTAGATAAATAGGTAAGAACAATGCTTATAGATTAGGTAAGGCagaggaagtttaggttagttgggttTATCTTTATACATGGTGAGGGGACTGGGGgtatatgtatgatagcagccacctgtgtATGATGagggctgactaagaatacggctGTGTAAAAGGGGGGGGTCAAAAGGGGCGTTAGGCCTCCCCTTTAGTTAGGTAGGTAGGGACACGGCTTGTgggttaggttagttggtgtccctTTTTTTTTATGCACGCTGGAAGGACTGGCCGCCGATATACAAAGGCTAATATATGCCTATCTACAACTATGTAGTCACCATAGACCATCATACGGAGCccttgtagtttgttgggacatgcATGGTATCAACAGGAAGTAACCAACAACAAAACCGCCCCTGAAGCCGCGTCCTTACCTTCCTTATACCTATCGGGGGAGATAACACTCCCCAGCCGACCAACCCCCAAAACTGTCGCTATCATAAAAACACCACAAACCCAATTAACCTAgtaattcccaggtcacaacccctagccggtgtgacggtctgaacgatcccccggtctcagaattctccttggcattgtataatggttcttttccgccattagctggCTTCGgtatcatgaaaataaaacatcaaactcgtatgtactggcaagcggtaatgttgagctgcgcacgctaacattacaggaaaataaaacaaccTCATATGCACTGGAAAACGGTAatattcgcgcatgcgcagattatcaaggagaattttgAGACCGGGGggtcgttcagaccgtcacaccggggcAAGCCCCGAACCCACTTCATAGGTCCCtcatacacaaaataaaaaattatttgacaagtaataagaaagacaTCGCctatcccaacaaactacattctaccctatattggaaatattttactCCCCTTTTTCTAGTTGAGTAGACCGTATTCACTGCTGTTTCAGTATAAACACAAATCTATTGGGGGTATTATACATTGGCCGTAGGAAAAAAACTGCTAAAAATTATTAACTAAAATACATGTACATAGCATCTGTAACAAGAGGCTTTTGATGCAAATAAACCCATATTTAAGACTATTAAACCCAGTAGTGGGAGGGTAATATAAAGTTGACTACAATTGGGTATTAGTTATATGAACGGCAGTTTAATATACGATATATTTATACAAGGCAGGAAATATTAGTCCGGCTTAATATCGAAATTTTGTTATAACAAAGGACAAGATCATCTGTAGTAGATTATGGTTAGCTTAAGAAATTGTAGAAAAACTTAAGCGTATGACGAAGTATTACTTTAGACTATAAACATtctaaataaactatcaaaatagttTACACCAGCATGGCCTATATATCGAAAGCTGGGCCATGAAATGATACCGGCCCAAAATAAATGTACTTCTTACAACAGGGTGGTACCTAATAAATTAACACTTGGCTTGAATACTTGCAATACAATTTAACAATGGCTTAAATACTAGCAATATAATTTAACCAGAAATTTCCCTACCATTATTTAAGGGTTTTAACCAAATTCGAACAGATTTACTTATTTCTTACAGTACACGATACTGGAGgacaaaaagtaaacaaaacatatCGCTATTTATCTATCACATCTGGCTGTTTTCCCTAAATTCATGGCActgatattataaaattattatttttcatcgaaAATAGAATAGAATGAACACATTTATTTAATATAACAAGTAAATTTAGTCGAAATTTCGTATCCCAGGTATACTTACAGCCATGGTTAAGGTTGTGGTGGTTGAGAAGAGAAGACAAACGACGAACGGAATGCGAACCTTTCGAGATCGGGATGTACACTGAACGTCAAAGCCTCTATGACGGCTCCTTCCTTGGTcagctattattataatttttattactagccaagctacaaccctagttggaaaaccaagatgctataagcccaatggcttcaaaagagaaaagtagcccagtgaggaaaagaaataaaaaaatagataagtgatgagaacaaattaacaataaatcactctaaaaacagtaacacaaaacagatatgccatatataaactattaacaaggtcaaaacagatatatcatatataaactatcaacaacgtcaaaacagatatgtcatatatagactaataacaacgtcaaaaacagatatgtcctatgtaaactataaaaagactcatgtcagcctagtcaacataaaaacatttgctgcaactgttTTATAGCTTTTCCCGCTAAAATTACTTTCCATTGATTTCTCGTTTCTAAATAATATTTACGTTCTTTACTGTTTGATCTCATTATTTTTAAATAGAAATCCATATCCTATTaatttttcatatcaataattCGTTTGAAATAGTTTTATCTCATATATCTCTTTGTTGTACTTTTACTTTAAATGCTACTTTTCAGGCCCTATACTGCAGGGGACCTTACTATCTACGGGACCTTtagtaattcattttatcgtatatattcctaggcattcagcatttcacgccGCATAAtattcgtttattgttaaatccacaatCTCGAAACACATAGAAAACATTCACCACTTAATAGACTGCATGTTTTATCTATTCTAGTATGTATTCCATTATGCATCCCTTGAAAACCTTTACTGTTTCTCTAATCATAAATTTTACGATCGATATGTTTTAATAACAAAGCTTCTGAATTGTATTATCTGTTTTCTCTCtatgaaatattatatttaatattcataCTTAAATTCACGATGCAAACGCAGAATCCTCTtcctaatttttattacttttcgtataggttaatttacttccttatttcctatcctcactgaactattttccctgttgaagcccttgggcttttggcattctacttttcaaactagggttgtagcttaataataataataataataataataataataataataataataataataataataataataataatacttttgatgcAGGAACCCGTGCTATCATGTCAGGTTAATCCACATCTTTTCTTCGAGGCAGTGTTGCCAACCGTAGGGACATGTCCCTAAACGTAGGGACATTTAACTAATTTTTCTTGCCGTAGGGACGTAGGGACGCCCTTGCAAAATTTCTGGAAACGTAGggacttttaaaatttttattaaaatatatattttcggcTAACTGCCCTTTACCTTCAGTGCTACACCACTATAAAATCTATATGATAAATTACCATACCCACTTTTTTAAATCTCATTTTCCGATACTGCAAACGTTCAGAATGAACATGTCTTGCACATGTAAATAATAACCGTTACCAGGTAGTATGTAGTCTGGATGTGTCACTGACAGTGTGGTGGTGGTAGTACGCTCATGTAAGACCTGCACAAGGTTATTGTGAAGACGGTTTTCTAGCTTATAACTAATTGACTGACTGAATACTCTTAGATCATGGATAAGGCTGGACCGAGCACACCGAAGAAAGTAAAACAGAGGAGAGGAGAACTCCCGAAAAATGAAAAATCTCCTCCTAGAAAGCAGCGATTTAGACAAGAATGGTTACAGGTATGGTTATGAAAGACTGTGTGTTATTTACAATTcaacaaaacattaaaatggctAGGTGAGACTGTATGATAGGTTAGATCAAGTCATCGAGATGATTTCGAATAGGCCTATTGGAGTTTTGTAAGGGAGCAATGAATGGTCACAAGGTGTGGCAATAGTCCATTCATTTATGATCATACAAGAAGCATGATAAACTAGACATAAGTTAGAGCAGGTAGGTATACGTAGGCTCTTTGGTTAGGCCTAACTTACAAAGATCTATTGATTTCTGTTACTAGGCTATTTGCACTAGGCATTAATTGTTTTCATGGGGAGGGGCACAGTAACCGAATTCAGTTTACTTTCCTTTtagaaatagacacacacacacacacacacgatatttgaagaccccccccccctcaccctgaTAAGCCCATAGTTTGTGAAGGAATTAAGCAAAGTCTTactcatttatttaaatttttcatttactcTTTTTCTTTCTGTATTTCGTAGGAATATAGAATTGTTCGTGCCGCTGACATATAAATGAGAAATAGTTCTATTTTCCTTGTATAAAAAGCCAATATCGAGTTTACATTATATTATCCATGATTCTATATGGCTCTGGTTTCAGAAAGATGAATTTCGTGGATGGTTAACTGAAGTCAAGGATGACCCTTTTCATGCCCTCTGCAAAGCGTGCAATAGTAAACTTGTAGCAGGACACAGTGAGTTGGTAAAACACAGTAACAGGGAATCGCACAAGAGATCAGTTAAAGTAATTGCACATCAACCATCTGCAGGTTCATTTTTTCAGAGAGGTAAATCTAGTAAAGGAACTGGAAGTACACAGGATGATATCAAGAAGCTAGAAATAATACTAAGTGGGGTATTTGCTGAACACAACATATCTATGAACACTATTGATCACTTAATTGATGCTTTAAAAATTGGTATACCTAACTGTGATGTCATCCAAGGTGTTTCTTTGCACAGAACAAAATGCTCTTacattattaaaaatgttattgcAAAAGCCGACAAGAAAAAATTGATTGAGACTCTAAAAGAGAAAAAGTTCTCCATTTTAGTAGATGAAGGTACAGATATATCCAAAGTAAAGATTATTGCAGTGCTAGTTAGATATTTTGATGATGAGGGTAAAGGTCGAGTTGTCACACAGCTGTTAGAAGCAATTTCACACGATGCCAGAAATAGTGATGCCGAGACTCTTAGTAAAGTAGTGAAGTCATGTTTTGTAGAGAAAGGTATTCCCTTGACCAACATAATCGCCATGGCAGCAGACAATGCAAGTGTATTAGTAGGAAAAAACAACTCCCTTATGACCAAATTGCAAAGAGATGCAGATGAAAGCTTCTTTACTTTAAAATGTATATGTCATTCGCTCCATATAGTGGCTAGCAAAGCAACAAGTAATTTGCCGAGaaatattgaagatttcgttcgaaatATTGCTTCATATTTTAGTCACAGCTCAAAAAGGCAGGCAGAGCTAGCAGAATTGCAGGAATATCTTGCTGCCGAAAGACATAAGATGCTTAGACTTTCTGATACAAGATGGCTTGCAATGCAGCATTGCATTGAACGAATACTGAATCAGTGGGAAGTTTTAAAGCTCTTATTCTTTCAGGCCCAGATAGAAGATAAGGTTATTTCAGCAGAACTTATAATGAAAGAATTCAACAATCCATATACAAAAGCTTACCTGACATTTTTGAAGTATGTGCTTGGATATTTTAATCAACTAAATGCTCTTTTTCAAAGTAAAAACAATTTGATTGGTATCCTACAAGATGAGAGCTTAAGAATGACAAGACTTATTTGTAAGAACTTTATCAAACCCCAATATCTATCCGATTTGTCCAGAATTGATCCCAATAATGAAGAACAGCTTATTCCGCTTAGTCAAATAGAGTTAGGATACGAATGTGAGGCACTGCTTGCTACTACTAAGAATTTGGAAGGTAACAAGCATTTCAGACAAAGGTGCCTTTCCTTTTATCAAACAGCATTCATGGAACTTGTGAAACGGTTACCTCTCTTTGATCCTCTGTACTCAGAAATGAAATTTGTAATCTCCAAGGTAGCATTAGATATCGAGGTCAGGAAAAAATTGCCAAATTTGGAGACTTTAGCCAAAAAGTATGAGCATCTTGTAGGCTCTGTTAATGAAATTCAAAAAGAGTGGAATGATTTGCCTATATATTTCAATTCAGATGAGTGTGAAatgctaaaaaagaaaaacaatgaagaaTTTTGGGTGTATCTCTCTCAATTAAAAAATTATTCAGATGAATTTGTTTTCAAGAATTTGGCATTTCTGGCTAAACTTGTTTTAACATTGCCTCACTCGAATGCTGAAACAGAACGAATATTTTCGATGATGGGTGATGctaaaacaaaaaagagaaataagatgggacCTGAACTGTTAGACTCCATATTATTTATCAATTCAAACTTGAAATCAAAAGGTGAAAATTGTTTAAATCTAGCCAAGGGCATTAATGAAGATTACCTCAGTTttcataatgtacaaatgtatgatttCAAACAGACTGAGAGTAGTTAACCATTGCATACATGTGAagcaacaaaaatattttgaattattaatttgaatttgaaataataaaaaagtgaaattattttcatttagtatAGGTTATTGTAAGCCTACCAGCTTACATCATGCTATATTTTTCAGTATGATTCTATGGATATGAATCTTTgtttatcaagaaaataaattttGTGTAATACCCATGTTTTCCTTTTATTGTAGTACATAACCTAGTGTATAGTTTGCGGGCCATTGgacttcctaataaaaaaaaaatatgatcataacacAATTGCTTAAAGATTTCATACCACTGTCGAGACATTGAACATTCAATCCCACAGAGGGACATTTGCTGCAGGAGTAGGGACACATAGGGACTTTTTGCTTCTGTTGTAGGGACATGACTGCCTGTAGGGTTGGCAACACTGCTTCGAGGCAAGAAGGTTCCAGGTTCCTCATTGCTCACTCCATAACACCATACATTTAGACGTGTTAGTGCAAAGTGCTGCCATCTACAGaaagttcattatcattatttacctTCTACATGGACAGCACCGGTTTGCTTACTTTTTTCTTTGAAGGCTGTTTTTCCGGTTCTGTACAGCAGGGTAAACCCTTTTCTCTACAGGACCTCATTCGAGAGCATGTATATTTCACATcctgtattgctcatttactgttaaatcgtcactatcaaagCATTTACAGAATTAGAAAGTCTTCAGTTGCATAttttttctttctgacttccataGCCTGTCTAATATATTAGACAACTTCTTTGGTTGGcgattctaatttccttatttctacACTACTGCTTCTAAATATTCCCAATTCTCTACAGCTAACCAAATGCTTTGCTATATTATCTGCTTCTCTGCACAACTCACAAAGCTTACCGTGTCCTTTCCCGTTTCTACGATTTTCTCATAacgaggaaaattggaaaactaaaacctaaaataatgatatgcaatatatacaatgatgaagatgaactaGCAGAGGAATTGTAACCTGGACCATATTCAAAATGTAGAACAGAGGGTAACTCTGGTATTCAAGAAGAATggtgcaggtgggactacccactacttgttgaaatgtaaACCTGacgttcggaaggctattcatgataaggGTAATAAAGTTATGCCGCGATGGGATTACTTAAAACATATGTGATATGTACCATGTGACCACCTGCTTCCACTATcaaaaggaatagagaaaagaaaagaatatatctatcaaatgtggaaaaaaagagagaagaaattaaaagaattagaataaagaagaaaaccaaggaggtgccgatggaaaggcgaatccctccgcccaacaataagaacaagaacaaggtatggacattttgaaaaagattgcaaattCAAGACTGATGATGAAGTGCATAAGAAATGTTCAGGAAACCACGCCACATTGGAGAGTAACTTGCAACAGATATGTATCAACTGCATAAACTTGATCATCATATTATGTTATGGTAAAATCAAGAAACAACAAAGCTTATAATTTGGAAATGAAGAGATTGGCAGAAATTACAGACCATGAATAATTAGGATTTCATATATTGTGGCTATGTTGGttataaaacaattcaaattcgactgttgataaatgggaaatatttcttttaagaagaaaCTGACAACTTCCTTGTTCTTTAAGTGTTTCAATAATGTTGATTTGACAATAAGCACCATTTATGCAGTGTGATAGTTCAATATTATTGCTGGCCGGAGGGACTCGCCTTTTATTCGGCAAAACACACTTTAGTGTTTTGCCGAATAAAAGGCGATAAACAGAAGGTGCGGGTCCTGTAATGAATAGGGTTGccctgcgtgataggaccaggaaagctgctcttaaagtaagtaaagtgtcAAAGTCAATGCTGTCTTCATTAACTTGACAGCTTCCAAACATCTAGTTctagggtgaggcatagcctttacaacggcgcatccaacgtttatcttcttgtactgttttgtcttttcttccacattagattcaaaacttcttttttcttttctatatttgtttcactaaatgaaaataatcctactattttctttaggtcttcgtcgtatggttgttgtagatCGAGtacttcatttctttcttttctatattcctggcaaaatagctaaaaatgtatcaaatcttcctcctcattttcacaaaaattacagtttacattccctccattgtgtctatttacagcTTCCAAACATCTGCGGACGGAATGTTCAGGCCTCACGGTCGAGCTGTAGACTCTGTAACGGCGCCTCTAGTGATCTTGTGATGTATTTAATAttgagtttttttatattattgtcttTTTCTCACCATCctgtattattttctttcttattatatatatttctttcgtaGAATAAAGATAATCCTATCTTCTTTAAATCTTCTTCATGCCAACGTATGCTGTATTAATTCACTGTAGACACATAATAGCTAGTACCGATATGAATTTCGtcatatattaaatttttaatggaaataattaaaacactatcACCTAGAAAACTTAAATTTAGATTAAAAATTATGGTTATGTTATTAATGTCTTCCTGAAAGAAATGATCGACAGAAATAATCGAAATCTATGGATATagaaatttattcaatatatttctatatattgtttgattatatcATGATAGacaggtagtaggatggccagggcaccactcacccgttgagatactactactagaaagttattgggtcctgtagactggctagatagtactacattaaatatccctctctttggttacgggtcattttcctttgcttgcacatacaccaaatagcctggcatactcttctaggagaagaacactccaaaatcaaaccattgttctctagtcttggatagtgccatagcctctgtaccacggtctgccaccgtcttggggtagagttttcttgcttgaaggtacactgaggcacactattctatcttatttctcttcctcttgtttttttttatttttatagtttatatatgaaagatctaatttaatgttgttactgttcttgaaatattttattttaattgttcattacttctcttgtagtttacttatttctttgtttcttcccctcacttggctatttttccctgttggagcccctgggcttatagcatcctgcttttccaactagggttatagcttggctaataataataataataataataataataataataataataatgataataataataataattttacccgCGATTGTAGCAGGAGAAGTGCCGTTACACCTCATAATCTCTGTAAGCAGTCCTTGGTTAAATTTGAAAACACTTGGAAGAAGAAAATTTCAAAGGTAAATCTCTACTACTGCTGCGACTGAAGATAAAACAGAACATTcattttcatgcccaaaattagtAAAGTTGAGAgaataatatctaataataatatgtGGCAAAATCCTGGCAGAGAGCTAGAGAGACAACGGCATACATAAGTCGGGTCAAGAATCTGATATAGAAAGAATTTAAAAGGCCACAATAGGTTACCAAAACTGATAATAAGGTAATTTATTATCCCAATTGATTTCAAGGTAGGATTAGATATAATTCTAACGGGCTTTTAATTTCGTTTGATGTTTATGGTCAAATAAAAATACTTAATTACAATACTAAGTAAACGCTATAGACTCTATACACCTATCTATTAATAGATAGAGTGCCAACTAGCTTATTTTGCGGAGTGGGCAGCCAGTAAGAAACTAGACTTTCTTTAGATTCCAAGGCTTTGCACCGACACTTTTCATATCGTGTCTACGATCATAGAGTTATGAAGTGAATGACCAGACTCCAGGCACCAAAATACTATTACTACTTCGTGCTGCTGCTGTTTCTAAATAGCATTTGTCATCAATCCTCTAGGTTTCTAGGTATCTCAACCGTGCTTATCCTAGAATTGATAAGCCTACAATCTTCATTAATGATAAACCTACACACTTTATGGGGTTGCATTCCATTGCTTTTAATAGGGATTAATTGTAATGTacttttccgatttttcttacttACAGGAATAGTATTCTTTGAAGACATGTTGGAATTTGAGTAATGCCGGAAAATCGTACTTGCCCATTATGAATGATGGAGGTAAATGACAGGGGTATGCAGCATATATCACCAACATACCTTAAAGATGAGTATTTATAACGATTgcagttattttttcttattattttcctcAATTTGCTTTCAATATTTTTCGTAAGATTTGCCATAACATGTATCTAATGTAGCGGTTACTCTTCATCTACCTTGTGTATTTCAGTATTCCTGATGTCGAAATCAAAGAGGGCAGTTTCAtctatatattgattttatattttcctgttttttttttttttgataactgatTAATAATCGGACACTAGATTCTTTATTACACTTGAGGTAACATTAATGCTTCTATATGGACACCATTTATCGACAAATCACATGTAAACATGGTAGGCCTAGTTGTATTAATACACGTGCTATGGACTGGGTGCTATTCATAGTCTA
Protein-coding regions in this window:
- the LOC137617688 gene encoding SCAN domain-containing protein 3-like, producing the protein MDKAGPSTPKKVKQRRGELPKNEKSPPRKQRFRQEWLQKDEFRGWLTEVKDDPFHALCKACNSKLVAGHSELVKHSNRESHKRSVKVIAHQPSAGSFFQRGKSSKGTGSTQDDIKKLEIILSGVFAEHNISMNTIDHLIDALKIGIPNCDVIQGVSLHRTKCSYIIKNVIAKADKKKLIETLKEKKFSILVDEGTDISKVKIIAVLVRYFDDEGKGRVVTQLLEAISHDARNSDAETLSKVVKSCFVEKGIPLTNIIAMAADNASVLVGKNNSLMTKLQRDADESFFTLKCICHSLHIVASKATSNLPRNIEDFVRNIASYFSHSSKRQAELAELQEYLAAERHKMLRLSDTRWLAMQHCIERILNQWEVLKLLFFQAQIEDKVISAELIMKEFNNPYTKAYLTFLKYVLGYFNQLNALFQSKNNLIGILQDESLRMTRLICKNFIKPQYLSDLSRIDPNNEEQLIPLSQIELGYECEALLATTKNLEGNKHFRQRCLSFYQTAFMELVKRLPLFDPLYSEMKFVISKVALDIEVRKKLPNLETLAKKYEHLVGSVNEIQKEWNDLPIYFNSDECEMLKKKNNEEFWVYLSQLKNYSDEFVFKNLAFLAKLVLTLPHSNAETERIFSMMGDAKTKKRNKMGPELLDSILFINSNLKSKGENCLNLAKGINEDYLSFHNVQMYDFKQTESS